A window of Alphaproteobacteria bacterium contains these coding sequences:
- a CDS encoding aromatic-ring-hydroxylating dioxygenase subunit beta: MPFYRRVVESPSIRARDRALHYNDDGAGIVMMGGHEAQSQKFRASEAAIRGFWKHYRAAHEAGMRQGVMYAATKGMLLDRVFTIRNANLFEPHRYRHVIGQVRLKGVEDGTALAHAPFIAARIMQTGETTLFATGRYLDRIDISGPEYRFTERIVVLDSDRIDTLLAIPL, encoded by the coding sequence GTGCCTTTTTATCGCCGCGTCGTCGAGTCCCCGTCGATCCGCGCCAGGGACCGCGCGCTGCACTATAATGACGACGGCGCCGGCATCGTCATGATGGGCGGGCACGAGGCGCAATCGCAGAAATTCCGCGCCAGCGAGGCGGCGATCCGCGGCTTCTGGAAGCATTACCGCGCGGCGCACGAGGCGGGGATGCGCCAGGGCGTCATGTACGCGGCAACGAAGGGCATGCTGCTCGACCGCGTCTTCACGATCCGCAACGCCAATCTGTTCGAACCGCACCGCTACCGCCACGTGATCGGGCAGGTGCGGCTGAAGGGCGTGGAAGACGGCACGGCGCTGGCGCACGCCCCCTTCATCGCCGCGCGCATCATGCAGACCGGCGAAACGACGCTGTTCGCGACGGGCCGGTACCTGGACAGGATCGACATTTCCGGCCCGGAATACCGTTTCACGGAACGGATCGTGGTGCTGGACAGCGACCGCATCGACACGCTGCTGGCGATCCCGCTGTAG